The genomic region AATCGATGGTCACCACGCGCAATGTCAGGGACAATGATTTCGCAAGAACAACTATTTTCATTATTTGAAGCTGCTCGATGGGCACCATCATCATACAATAATCAGCCATGGAAATTTATATATGCACAACGTACAGACCCAGAATGGAATGATTTTTTAGATTTATTAGTCCCTTTCAATAAAGAATGGGCGCAGCACGCAGCAGTGCTTATAATAATAGCTTCTGATACCCTTTTTGCGTATAACAAAAAACCATCGCGTACTCATGCATTTGACACTGGCGCTGCATGGCAAAATATGGCGCTACAAGCATCAAGCATGGGACTTGTTGCACATGGCATGGAAGGATTTAATTACACAAAAGCTGCTGCACTTGCACAACTACCAGACTCCTTTCAAGTACATGCAATGTGTGCGATCGGAGCGCCTGGTGACACAGCAACACTTTCAGAAGAAATGCGCAAACAAGAAACTCCATCCAACAGAAATAGCATTGAATCATTTGCGTTTAAAGGTAATTTTAAAGGATAAATGAACATGAATACATTGATAGAAATAGGTAGCTTCTTCTTATCAGAATGGCTTTGGGGGATTACCTGGGGAATATATGCAATACCGATCGCGATGATCAATATGTTTATACT from Candidatus Babeliales bacterium harbors:
- a CDS encoding nitroreductase family protein, which gives rise to MKAKIAHTNRTTQYPINELILNRWSPRAMSGTMISQEQLFSLFEAARWAPSSYNNQPWKFIYAQRTDPEWNDFLDLLVPFNKEWAQHAAVLIIIASDTLFAYNKKPSRTHAFDTGAAWQNMALQASSMGLVAHGMEGFNYTKAAALAQLPDSFQVHAMCAIGAPGDTATLSEEMRKQETPSNRNSIESFAFKGNFKG